In Ornithodoros turicata isolate Travis unplaced genomic scaffold, ASM3712646v1 Chromosome13, whole genome shotgun sequence, the following proteins share a genomic window:
- the LOC135372179 gene encoding uncharacterized protein LOC135372179, whose product MDKLKKEPSGRKAISPEQRLAITLRYLATRESVKSMAFLFRVGFETARRIILETCNALWDILQPVYMPEPTRTLWERSAEGYANRWQFPNCIGAVDGSVADYGSHSDGGVFKNCPIGQALENGRLDIPPPQLLAATAITLPCVFVGDEAFQLRPNFMRPYPAASLNRTRRIFNDRLSRARRCIENAFGILASRWRIFRRPICLHPDNAIKVVQACVVLHNYLLTEEDPTDTGSYCPSGSADMTAGSGQTIEGQWRTESRNNPPRALATMHRSSARNFCR is encoded by the exons ATGGATAAGCTGAAGAAAGAACCCTCGGGCCGCAAAGCAATCTCTCCTGAACAAAGACTTGCAATTACCCTCAG GTATCTGGCCACCAGGGAGAGCGTGAAATCTATGGCGTTCCTGTTCCGTGTAGGATTTGAAACGGCAAGGCGCATAATCCTTGAGACCTGCAATGCCCTTTGGGACATCTTGCAGCCTGTTTACATGCCA GAACCAACAAGGACATTGTGGGAGAGGTCTGCTGAAGGATATGCCAATAGGTGGCAGTTCCCAAACTGCATTGGAGCGGTTGATG GGTCAGTTGCAGACTATGGTTCCCATTCTGACGGGGGAGTATTTAAAAACTGCCCCATTGGCCAAGCACTTGAAAATGGCCGGCTGGACATTCCCCCTCCACAGCTGCTAGCTGCGACTGCTATCACGCTACCCTGCGTTTTCGTAGGAGATGAGGCGTTTCAGTTGAGGCCAAATTTCATGAGGCCGTACCCTGCAGCATCCCTCAACAGGACCAGGCGAATTTTTAATGATCGTTTGAGCAGGGCCAG ACGATGCATTGAGAATGCATTTGGCATTCTGGCCTCACGGTGGAGGATATTCCGACGCCCTATTTGCTTACACCCAGACAATGCAATCAAAGTGGTGCAGGCCTGTGTGGTCCTGCACAATTACCTTCTAACTGAGGAGGACCCTACTGATACTGGTAGTTACTGTCCGTCAG GTTCTGCAGACATGACTGCAGGGTCAGGCCAGACAATAGAAGGCCAGTGGAGGACGGAGAGCAGAAACAATCCGCCACGCGCTCTGGCAACGATGCACCGGTCTTCCGCCAGGAACTTTTGTC GCTAA